A portion of the Chromobacterium sp. IIBBL 290-4 genome contains these proteins:
- a CDS encoding IS256 family transposase: MSSKKHDVPDTLLDSLLADYQKPEDLIGENGLLKQLTKLLVEKALDAEMAAHLGHSKHEPVLNPAGNTRNGKSRKTLKGEFGELPIEVPRDRQGTFEPQLIPKHQTRWTGFDDKVISLYARGMTVREIQAHLEEMYGTEVSPSLISSITDSVTEEVKAWQARPLDSLYPIIYLDCIHVKVREGAVRVKAVYLAIGITLAGEKEVLGMWLAQTEGAKFWLQVVTELRNRGVQDIFIACVDGLKGFPEAIEAVFPKAAVQLCIVHMVRHSLNYVSWKRRAEVAADLKRIYQSATLDEAEQRLGEFEAKWDDEYLPIGQSWRRNWARLTPFFDYPPEIRKVIYTTNAIESVNMSLRKLTKNRGSFPSDEALLKLFYLALRNISQKWTMPIRDWKAALTRFTIQFGFVA, translated from the coding sequence ATGAGCTCAAAGAAACACGACGTACCTGACACACTACTGGACAGCTTGCTGGCCGACTATCAGAAGCCCGAAGACCTCATCGGTGAGAACGGCCTACTCAAGCAACTGACCAAGCTGCTGGTCGAGAAAGCACTGGATGCTGAGATGGCCGCACACCTCGGCCATAGCAAACACGAGCCGGTGCTCAATCCAGCCGGCAACACCCGGAACGGCAAGAGCCGCAAGACCCTCAAGGGCGAGTTCGGCGAATTGCCTATCGAAGTGCCACGAGACCGCCAGGGTACCTTCGAGCCGCAACTCATTCCCAAGCACCAGACCCGCTGGACCGGCTTCGACGACAAAGTCATCTCGCTTTACGCCCGTGGTATGACTGTTCGGGAAATCCAGGCCCATCTGGAAGAGATGTACGGCACCGAGGTCTCGCCCAGCCTGATCTCCTCCATCACCGATTCCGTCACAGAAGAGGTCAAGGCGTGGCAGGCTCGCCCCCTGGACTCGCTCTATCCGATCATCTACCTCGACTGCATCCACGTGAAAGTACGTGAGGGAGCTGTACGTGTGAAAGCCGTCTATCTCGCCATCGGTATTACCCTGGCTGGAGAGAAGGAGGTTCTGGGGATGTGGCTGGCTCAGACGGAAGGAGCCAAGTTTTGGCTTCAGGTCGTGACCGAGCTGCGTAACCGGGGCGTACAGGACATCTTTATCGCCTGCGTCGATGGTCTGAAGGGTTTCCCGGAAGCGATCGAGGCGGTCTTCCCGAAAGCAGCGGTGCAGTTGTGCATCGTGCACATGGTGCGACACAGCCTGAACTACGTGTCGTGGAAGCGGCGTGCTGAAGTAGCCGCCGACCTGAAGCGAATCTACCAATCGGCCACCCTCGACGAAGCTGAGCAGCGGCTAGGTGAGTTTGAGGCCAAGTGGGATGACGAGTATTTGCCAATTGGTCAGTCCTGGCGGCGCAACTGGGCTCGGTTGACGCCATTCTTCGACTACCCGCCGGAGATCAGGAAAGTGATCTACACCACTAATGCCATCGAGTCGGTGAATATGAGTCTGCGAAAGCTGACCAAGAATCGGGGCTCGTTCCCGAGTGATGAGGCATTGCTGAAACTGTTCTATCTGGCGCTAAGGAACATCAGTCAGAAGTGGACCATGCCGATTCGGGATTGGAAGGCAGCGCTGACTCGCTTTACCATTCAGTTCGGCTTTGTTGCATAA
- a CDS encoding IS5 family transposase, protein MSKPAPPKYKTTNWKTYNAALKARGSLMIWLDRDMRWHGSAVGKRGRTPTFSDAAIQFCLTIKCLFNLALRQAVGMVQSLLKLAGLDWLTPDYSTVCWRQKHLQVAIPCRPTTTGLHLLIDSTGIKMLGEGEWKTKKHGAEYRRQWRKVHLGIDAQTLEIRAIEVTDNAVGDAPMLPELLDQISAGERIAAVSGDGAYDTKGCHEAIAKRKAEAVIPTRKNAKPWKENRLGAHVRNEILRATRLLGRAIWRKWSGYHRRSLVETKMRCFKLLGERVMARDFDRQVAELQVRAAILNRFTRLGTPMTVRMP, encoded by the coding sequence ATGAGCAAGCCCGCCCCGCCCAAGTACAAGACCACCAACTGGAAGACCTACAATGCTGCGCTCAAGGCGCGTGGGTCGCTGATGATCTGGTTGGACCGTGACATGCGCTGGCATGGCTCTGCAGTCGGCAAACGTGGACGGACACCGACTTTCAGCGATGCCGCCATTCAGTTCTGCCTGACGATCAAATGCCTGTTCAATCTTGCGCTCCGACAGGCCGTGGGTATGGTGCAAAGCCTGCTCAAACTGGCGGGGCTGGACTGGCTGACGCCGGACTACAGCACCGTGTGCTGGCGGCAAAAGCATTTGCAGGTGGCCATTCCTTGCCGTCCAACCACGACCGGGCTGCACCTGTTGATCGACAGCACCGGCATCAAGATGCTGGGTGAAGGCGAATGGAAAACGAAGAAACACGGCGCGGAGTACCGCCGTCAGTGGCGCAAGGTGCATTTGGGCATTGATGCGCAGACGCTGGAAATCCGGGCGATTGAAGTGACCGACAACGCGGTGGGCGATGCGCCAATGTTGCCGGAGTTGCTGGACCAGATTTCCGCGGGGGAAAGGATTGCTGCAGTAAGTGGCGATGGTGCCTACGACACCAAAGGCTGCCATGAAGCGATTGCCAAGCGAAAAGCCGAGGCGGTGATTCCTACCCGAAAGAATGCCAAGCCGTGGAAGGAAAATCGGTTGGGCGCCCATGTCCGAAACGAGATACTGCGTGCTACCCGGCTCCTGGGTCGAGCGATCTGGAGGAAATGGAGCGGTTACCATCGCCGCAGCCTGGTGGAAACCAAGATGCGCTGTTTCAAGCTGCTGGGCGAGCGGGTAATGGCAAGGGACTTCGACCGTCAAGTCGCAGAGCTCCAAGTGCGAGCGGCGATCTTGAACCGCTTCACGCGGCTCGGGACGCCGATGACGGTGCGCATGCCATAA
- a CDS encoding type VI secretion system Vgr family protein, with protein MDLNALLASFASAFGQDRRVLTLQLGTGQIAAEQLLPLSLQAEEGISQPYRYTLTCLSPDTHIELKSLLGQPARIGIEDASGGESIRCGVVSEARLADADGGFARYELTIEPPFALLRHRRTSRVFQDLTVPDIVQQILTEHQQANPAFARVQTLAIQVQPAQPRSYTLQYRESDYDFIVRLLHEEGYAWRFVHQDEDGPQVQLTVFDDAHSLPAASLARVRFHRSDATEEEDGLTGWQATRQIVPSSVALASYDYKPVYTQQIQDGSHIEQGQTGQALQSSLTQYDAPGLYYAGDEEQLGRYAELRQQANDLQAKQFSGSGSVRGLQPGEWFQLDDHPAHESDSPQNREFVVTGQTFLARNNLPQDLAQHVGAQADAAPFTTAIQTQRRGIPLTPAFAGTEHAKPKSQGMQTATVVGPGGEEIHTDEQGRIKVQFHWQRPEEHPTIGAGLDDKSSCWVRVAMPAAGASFGHQFIPRIGQEVLVDFIEGDIDRPVVRGVVYNGSHATPGFSGTGSLPANKALSGIQSKEHQGGSYNELLFDDTPGEVRAKLSSESGKTQLNQGFLTHPRSNGKAQPRGDGFELRTDQHGAIRAAHGLLLSTEAQNGAGGKQLAREHAQSQLQSALALSQALAETATEQLADTMETGPDGIGDDNAKSGKKDAGHLQHQLDALTAWEAGSNTDKDGKTAKEQAGQQPQLVLSGPAGIASLTEQSQTLAAGANLNLVAQRDANHTTGRRWLHNVGKHISLFVGGVQDKVALKLIAAKGKVQVQAQSDAMEITADKDVTITSCKERIVVNAKQEILLTAGGAYFRIAGGNIEVHAPGKVSVKGASHDLNGPASLDAMLPPLPKIGISDQQLHLIHHGTDIPMPHTPYRITFASGKVHEGVTDESGLTERFQSAKHESFDVEIFDHGKDIS; from the coding sequence ATGGATCTGAACGCACTGTTGGCCAGCTTCGCCTCTGCCTTTGGCCAAGATAGACGGGTGTTGACGCTGCAGCTGGGCACCGGGCAGATCGCCGCTGAGCAATTGTTGCCGCTGAGCTTGCAAGCGGAGGAGGGGATTTCCCAACCTTACCGCTATACCCTGACCTGCCTTTCCCCCGACACCCATATCGAACTGAAGTCGCTGCTTGGCCAGCCGGCGCGGATCGGCATTGAAGATGCCTCCGGCGGCGAATCCATCCGCTGCGGCGTGGTGAGCGAGGCCAGGCTGGCGGATGCCGATGGCGGCTTCGCCAGGTATGAGCTGACCATTGAGCCGCCGTTCGCGCTGCTGCGCCACCGCCGCACTTCGCGGGTGTTCCAGGACCTGACGGTGCCTGACATCGTCCAGCAGATCCTGACCGAACATCAGCAGGCCAACCCGGCCTTTGCCCGCGTGCAGACGCTGGCCATCCAGGTGCAGCCGGCCCAGCCGCGCAGCTACACCCTGCAATACCGCGAGAGCGATTACGACTTCATCGTCCGGCTGCTGCATGAAGAGGGCTATGCCTGGCGCTTCGTGCATCAAGACGAGGATGGCCCGCAAGTGCAGCTGACCGTGTTTGATGACGCCCACAGCCTGCCGGCCGCCTCGCTGGCGCGCGTGCGCTTTCACCGCAGCGACGCCACCGAAGAAGAAGATGGCCTCACCGGCTGGCAGGCGACGCGGCAGATCGTGCCGAGCAGCGTGGCGCTGGCCAGCTATGACTACAAGCCGGTCTACACCCAGCAGATTCAGGATGGCAGCCACATCGAGCAGGGCCAAACCGGCCAAGCGCTGCAGAGCAGCCTGACCCAATACGACGCGCCAGGCCTGTATTACGCCGGCGACGAAGAGCAGTTGGGCCGCTACGCCGAGCTGCGCCAGCAAGCCAATGACCTGCAGGCCAAGCAGTTCAGCGGTAGCGGCAGCGTACGCGGCCTGCAGCCGGGCGAGTGGTTTCAGCTGGATGATCATCCGGCGCATGAAAGCGACAGTCCGCAAAACCGCGAATTCGTGGTCACTGGGCAAACCTTTCTGGCGCGCAACAACCTGCCGCAGGACCTGGCGCAGCATGTCGGCGCGCAAGCCGACGCCGCGCCGTTCACCACCGCCATCCAGACCCAGCGCCGCGGCATTCCGCTGACGCCGGCCTTTGCCGGCACCGAGCACGCCAAGCCGAAGTCGCAGGGCATGCAGACCGCCACCGTGGTGGGCCCGGGCGGCGAGGAGATTCATACCGACGAGCAAGGCCGCATCAAGGTGCAGTTCCACTGGCAACGGCCGGAGGAGCATCCCACCATCGGTGCGGGCCTGGACGACAAGTCCTCGTGTTGGGTGCGGGTGGCCATGCCGGCCGCCGGCGCCAGCTTCGGCCACCAGTTCATCCCGCGCATCGGCCAGGAAGTGCTGGTCGATTTCATCGAAGGCGACATCGACCGCCCGGTAGTGCGCGGCGTGGTCTACAACGGCAGCCATGCTACACCGGGCTTCAGCGGCACCGGCAGCCTGCCGGCCAATAAGGCGCTGTCCGGTATCCAATCCAAAGAGCACCAGGGCGGCAGCTACAACGAACTGCTGTTCGACGATACGCCCGGCGAAGTGCGCGCCAAGCTGTCGAGCGAATCCGGCAAGACCCAGCTCAATCAGGGCTTCCTGACCCACCCGCGCAGTAACGGCAAAGCCCAGCCGCGCGGCGATGGTTTCGAATTGCGGACAGACCAGCACGGCGCCATCCGCGCCGCGCACGGCCTGCTGCTGTCCACCGAGGCGCAGAACGGCGCCGGTGGCAAACAGCTGGCGCGCGAGCATGCGCAAAGCCAGCTGCAATCAGCCCTCGCGCTGAGCCAGGCCTTGGCGGAAACCGCCACTGAGCAGCTGGCCGACACCATGGAGACCGGACCCGACGGCATTGGCGACGACAACGCCAAGAGCGGCAAGAAGGATGCGGGCCATCTCCAGCACCAGTTGGATGCGCTGACGGCTTGGGAGGCCGGCAGCAATACCGACAAGGATGGCAAGACGGCGAAAGAGCAAGCCGGCCAACAGCCGCAACTGGTGCTGTCCGGCCCGGCCGGCATCGCCAGCCTGACCGAGCAAAGCCAAACGTTGGCGGCAGGGGCCAACTTGAACCTCGTTGCCCAGCGCGATGCCAACCACACCACCGGCCGGCGCTGGCTGCACAACGTCGGCAAGCACATCAGCCTGTTCGTGGGGGGCGTGCAAGACAAAGTGGCGCTAAAACTGATCGCTGCCAAGGGCAAGGTTCAAGTCCAGGCGCAAAGCGATGCGATGGAGATCACTGCCGACAAGGATGTAACCATTACCTCCTGCAAGGAGCGGATCGTGGTTAACGCTAAGCAGGAAATTCTGCTGACGGCTGGCGGCGCTTATTTCCGCATTGCTGGCGGCAATATCGAGGTGCATGCACCTGGCAAGGTAAGCGTCAAGGGTGCCAGTCATGATTTGAATGGACCCGCTAGTCTAGATGCTATGCTTCCACCGCTTCCTAAAATCGGGATAAGCGATCAGCAGCTGCATCTTATTCATCACGGCACTGATATTCCGATGCCTCATACACCTTATCGGATTACTTTTGCAAGTGGTAAGGTTCACGAAGGGGTTACTGATGAAAGCGGCCTTACGGAAAGATTTCAAAGTGCTAAGCATGAAAGTTTCGATGTGGAAATATTCGATCACGGCAAAGATATTAGCTAG
- a CDS encoding LysR family transcriptional regulator, whose product MDRIQAMQVFVTVVDANGFTKAAQQLQLPRATVSSAVQQLEAQLGARLLHRTTRRIQLTLDGSGFYERCRQLLADFDEIEALFSQQGASPKGRLRIDVPGPIGRQILAPALPEFFQLYPDIQLELGVTDRPVDLIQEGVDCVIRAGFLSESRLVARRIGLMPQGNYASPDYLARHGEPHSPKELGNHLAVNYASPASGKVFGWEYQEEGAWKEAPMRAAVNVNHVETYAACALAGLGLIQLPRYDAAPHVEAGRLIEVLRDWPPQALPVSVLYPHRRHLSRRVQVFVEWAAELLKKRLSLV is encoded by the coding sequence ATGGACCGGATACAAGCGATGCAGGTTTTCGTCACCGTGGTGGACGCCAATGGATTCACCAAGGCGGCGCAGCAACTGCAGCTTCCGCGAGCGACGGTATCCAGCGCGGTGCAGCAGCTTGAGGCGCAATTGGGCGCGCGTTTGCTGCACCGGACCACGCGGCGCATTCAGCTGACGCTGGACGGCAGCGGCTTCTATGAACGCTGTCGCCAGCTGCTGGCGGACTTTGACGAGATAGAGGCGCTGTTCAGCCAGCAAGGCGCCAGTCCCAAAGGCCGGCTGCGGATCGATGTGCCGGGACCGATAGGCCGGCAGATTCTGGCGCCTGCCTTGCCTGAGTTCTTCCAGCTTTACCCCGACATCCAGCTGGAGCTGGGCGTGACGGACCGGCCGGTGGACTTGATTCAAGAAGGGGTGGATTGCGTGATCCGCGCCGGTTTTCTGAGTGAATCGCGGCTGGTGGCGCGGCGCATCGGCCTGATGCCGCAAGGCAATTACGCCAGCCCGGATTATCTGGCCCGCCATGGCGAGCCGCATTCGCCCAAGGAGTTGGGGAATCATCTGGCGGTGAATTATGCCTCGCCGGCCAGTGGCAAGGTGTTTGGCTGGGAGTATCAGGAGGAGGGTGCTTGGAAGGAGGCGCCGATGCGCGCGGCCGTCAATGTCAACCATGTGGAAACTTACGCCGCTTGCGCCCTGGCTGGCCTGGGCCTGATTCAGTTGCCGCGCTATGACGCCGCGCCGCACGTGGAGGCCGGCCGCCTGATTGAGGTGCTGCGCGACTGGCCGCCGCAGGCTTTGCCGGTGTCGGTGTTGTATCCGCATCGGCGGCATTTGTCGCGCCGGGTGCAGGTATTTGTCGAGTGGGCGGCGGAGCTGTTGAAAAAACGGCTGAGTTTGGTTTGA
- a CDS encoding SDR family oxidoreductase produces MSQSQFAGQVALIVGASRNMGRAFAEALAAEGAAVAIHYNSASSRAGAEDAAAQINAAGGQAFAVQADITKVAEVRRLFDAVEDRFGHLDILINTAGMMVKKPVTEISEEEFDAIIALNTKAAFFCLQEAGRRVRDNGRILSIGTSLLAATTGYYGAYAGSKAPLEDFTRALAKEIGHRGVTVNVVAPGPMDTEFFYSVETPETVAYLKSASISGELGQVSDLVPLVKHLVSPENRWTTAQTLFINGGFVSR; encoded by the coding sequence ATGAGCCAATCCCAATTCGCCGGTCAAGTCGCGCTTATCGTCGGCGCTTCGCGCAATATGGGCCGCGCCTTCGCCGAAGCGCTGGCCGCCGAAGGCGCCGCCGTCGCCATCCACTACAACAGCGCCAGCTCCCGCGCCGGAGCGGAAGACGCTGCCGCCCAGATCAATGCGGCGGGCGGCCAAGCCTTCGCCGTCCAGGCCGACATCACCAAAGTCGCGGAAGTGCGCCGCCTGTTCGACGCTGTGGAAGATCGCTTCGGCCATCTGGACATCCTGATCAACACCGCCGGCATGATGGTGAAGAAGCCGGTGACAGAAATCAGCGAGGAAGAATTCGACGCCATCATCGCGCTCAACACCAAGGCGGCGTTCTTCTGCCTGCAAGAAGCGGGCCGCCGCGTGCGCGACAACGGCCGCATTCTCAGCATCGGCACCTCGCTGCTGGCCGCCACCACCGGTTATTACGGCGCATACGCCGGCAGCAAGGCCCCGCTGGAAGACTTTACCCGCGCGCTGGCCAAGGAAATCGGCCATCGCGGCGTGACGGTCAATGTCGTCGCGCCCGGCCCGATGGACACTGAGTTCTTCTATTCTGTGGAAACGCCGGAAACCGTGGCCTACCTGAAGTCCGCCAGCATCAGCGGCGAGCTGGGCCAAGTCTCCGATCTGGTGCCGCTGGTGAAGCATCTGGTCTCGCCGGAAAACCGCTGGACCACCGCGCAGACGCTGTTCATCAACGGCGGCTTCGTTTCCCGTTGA
- a CDS encoding Crp/Fnr family transcriptional regulator, protein MSSIDIRQQLAHLPLFHQLSPEQLSELAGHGKTLRVDKGETLFRRGDACDGMYAVVYGKVKLTLMSPQGVEKVMEIIHPGQSFAEAVMFLGKPMPVEAQTLEDSLLLHIGAAGIFQILAADPNFARNMLAGMSMRLHGMVRDVERYSLESALQRVIGYLLQQLDAGADQPATLTLEANKNLIASRLNLTPETFSRVLQQLAKAGLAEVNGREIRLSDPAALSRYGLDAG, encoded by the coding sequence ATGTCCAGCATCGATATTCGACAACAACTGGCTCACCTGCCGCTATTTCACCAGCTCTCGCCAGAACAGCTGAGCGAGCTGGCCGGCCATGGCAAAACCTTGCGCGTGGACAAGGGCGAAACGCTGTTCCGGCGCGGCGATGCCTGCGACGGCATGTATGCGGTGGTGTACGGCAAGGTGAAGCTGACGCTGATGTCGCCGCAGGGCGTGGAAAAAGTGATGGAAATCATCCATCCGGGGCAGAGCTTCGCCGAAGCGGTGATGTTTCTCGGCAAACCCATGCCGGTGGAAGCGCAAACGCTGGAAGATAGCTTATTGCTGCATATCGGCGCCGCCGGCATTTTCCAGATCCTGGCCGCGGATCCGAACTTCGCCCGCAATATGCTGGCCGGCATGTCGATGCGGCTGCACGGCATGGTGCGCGATGTGGAGCGCTACTCTTTGGAAAGCGCGCTGCAAAGAGTGATCGGCTATCTGCTGCAACAATTGGACGCCGGCGCGGACCAGCCCGCCACCCTGACGCTGGAGGCCAATAAAAACCTGATCGCCTCCCGCCTGAACCTGACGCCGGAAACCTTCTCCCGCGTCTTGCAGCAACTGGCCAAAGCCGGCTTGGCGGAGGTGAATGGACGGGAAATCCGCCTATCCGACCCAGCGGCCCTATCCCGTTATGGCCTGGATGCAGGCTGA
- a CDS encoding DUF2249 domain-containing protein, with amino-acid sequence MPIDLRHLPPPEPMERILTRAAELGLGESESFLLPHYPAPLLPLLEEYGGLGFRCELSGDGGVLLTLERS; translated from the coding sequence ATGCCCATTGACCTGCGCCATCTGCCGCCGCCCGAGCCCATGGAGCGCATTCTGACGCGGGCGGCGGAGTTGGGGCTTGGCGAGTCGGAGAGCTTCTTGCTGCCGCATTATCCTGCGCCGCTGTTGCCTTTGCTGGAAGAGTACGGAGGCTTGGGTTTCCGCTGCGAACTGAGCGGTGACGGCGGCGTATTGCTGACGCTGGAACGAAGCTGA
- a CDS encoding hemerythrin domain-containing protein, whose translation MMQAAETLIQQHRDCDARFADAEQAARKQDWPAAAGAFAALRQEMEGHFELEERRLFPAFEEASGIRSGPTAVMRAEHEQMKALLADMAQALAARDGAGFLGVADTLLILAQQHNMKEENILYPMCEQMIAGLQSWPEWRVCHAH comes from the coding sequence ATGATGCAAGCTGCCGAAACTTTGATCCAGCAACACCGCGACTGCGACGCGCGCTTCGCCGATGCCGAGCAGGCCGCCCGCAAACAAGATTGGCCGGCTGCCGCAGGCGCATTCGCGGCCTTGCGGCAGGAGATGGAAGGCCATTTTGAACTGGAGGAGCGGCGTTTGTTTCCCGCTTTCGAAGAAGCTAGCGGCATCCGCAGCGGTCCGACGGCGGTGATGCGCGCCGAACATGAGCAGATGAAGGCCTTGCTCGCCGATATGGCGCAAGCGCTGGCGGCGCGCGACGGCGCCGGCTTCCTCGGCGTGGCCGACACGCTGCTGATCTTGGCGCAACAGCACAATATGAAGGAAGAAAACATCCTCTATCCCATGTGCGAACAGATGATAGCCGGCCTGCAAAGCTGGCCGGAGTGGAGGGTCTGCCATGCCCATTGA
- a CDS encoding NnrS family protein, which yields MPKPVFSVFAAPHRIAFLPGVLLSILLLAGWSGEMLARLSGGGLPLAMPAFQAHGFLMLFGFFPLFMTGFLLTAGPRWLNAPPPGVLLYLSIPVLILSGIALFAAGAACGGRWLLSGWLVYSFGFAGLAVAFARLIWQSRAMERRHALTVLAALLAGVAALACAGFWLLTGDARGWLWMRDLALWGFLLPVFLTVCHRMLPFFTANAVAPYQAWRPWWLLAAMVGGSWAHGALSMADAPSWPLDALMAVLFAYISWRWGLCASLQVRLLAMLHLSFAWLAAGFALFAWQGVFGGLAWAPLHAVTVGFFLTMVIAFVSRVSLGHSGRPLQAAPWLWRLYLAAHALALARVLADCLPAHWRGGLYAAASIGWLLAATLWGGRFLPVYLLPRSDGKPG from the coding sequence ATGCCTAAACCTGTTTTTTCTGTGTTCGCCGCCCCGCATCGCATTGCATTCCTGCCGGGTGTTTTGCTGTCGATCCTGCTATTGGCAGGCTGGAGCGGCGAGATGCTGGCCAGGCTGTCAGGCGGCGGCTTGCCATTGGCGATGCCGGCTTTTCAAGCGCATGGCTTCCTGATGCTGTTCGGCTTCTTTCCCTTGTTCATGACCGGCTTCTTGCTCACCGCCGGTCCGCGCTGGCTTAACGCGCCGCCGCCCGGCGTGCTGCTGTATCTGTCCATCCCAGTGCTGATTCTGAGCGGCATCGCGCTATTCGCTGCCGGCGCGGCCTGCGGCGGCAGGTGGCTGCTCTCGGGCTGGCTGGTCTATAGCTTTGGCTTCGCCGGTTTAGCCGTCGCGTTTGCGCGGCTGATCTGGCAGAGCCGGGCGATGGAGCGCCGCCATGCGCTGACGGTGCTGGCCGCGCTGCTTGCCGGAGTCGCCGCCTTGGCTTGCGCGGGCTTCTGGCTGCTGACGGGAGACGCGCGCGGCTGGCTGTGGATGCGCGATCTGGCTTTGTGGGGCTTTTTGCTGCCGGTTTTCCTGACGGTTTGCCATCGCATGCTGCCTTTCTTCACCGCCAACGCCGTCGCGCCCTATCAAGCCTGGCGCCCTTGGTGGCTGCTGGCGGCGATGGTCGGCGGCTCTTGGGCGCATGGCGCGCTGAGCATGGCCGATGCGCCGTCATGGCCGCTCGACGCTCTCATGGCGGTTCTGTTCGCCTATATCAGCTGGCGATGGGGGCTGTGCGCCTCGCTTCAGGTCAGGCTGTTGGCCATGCTGCATTTGTCCTTCGCCTGGCTCGCGGCGGGATTCGCGCTATTCGCCTGGCAAGGGGTGTTTGGCGGGCTGGCCTGGGCGCCCTTGCATGCCGTTACGGTCGGTTTCTTCCTCACCATGGTGATCGCCTTTGTGTCTCGCGTCAGCCTGGGGCACTCCGGGCGCCCTCTGCAGGCCGCGCCCTGGCTGTGGCGGCTGTATCTGGCGGCGCATGCGCTAGCCCTGGCGCGCGTGCTGGCGGATTGCCTGCCGGCGCATTGGCGCGGCGGCCTGTACGCGGCGGCGTCAATCGGCTGGTTGTTGGCCGCGACGCTGTGGGGCGGCCGCTTCCTGCCGGTTTATTTGCTGCCGCGTTCGGATGGCAAGCCAGGCTGA
- the trpC gene encoding indole-3-glycerol phosphate synthase TrpC, which translates to MSDILDTIIATKHQEIAAALAVRPLAAVRADAEARADRRDFIAAIRAKHALGKAAVISEIKKASPSKGVIRPDFQPAAIAQSYAAHGAACLSVLTDRQYFQGEPSFLEAARAACHLPVLRKDFMVDEYQVYEARAMGADCILLIAAALELPKMKALEALAQELGMAVLVEVHNEAELDAALQLRTELIGVNNRNLRSFEVSLTTTLKLLPQINNGRIAVTESGIATEEDVRLMRSSGVHTFLVGEAFMREPEPGEALQRLFFA; encoded by the coding sequence ATGTCCGACATTCTTGACACCATCATCGCCACAAAACACCAGGAAATCGCCGCGGCCCTGGCCGTCCGTCCGCTAGCCGCCGTGCGCGCCGACGCGGAAGCCAGAGCGGATCGCCGCGACTTTATCGCCGCCATCCGCGCCAAGCACGCCCTGGGCAAAGCCGCCGTCATCTCCGAGATCAAGAAGGCCAGCCCGAGCAAGGGCGTGATCCGCCCCGATTTCCAGCCCGCCGCCATCGCCCAGAGCTATGCCGCCCACGGCGCGGCCTGCTTGTCGGTGCTGACCGACCGCCAGTATTTCCAAGGGGAGCCGAGCTTTCTGGAGGCCGCGCGCGCCGCCTGCCATCTGCCGGTGCTGCGCAAGGACTTCATGGTTGACGAATACCAGGTGTACGAAGCGCGCGCGATGGGTGCGGACTGCATCCTGCTGATCGCCGCGGCCCTGGAGCTTCCCAAGATGAAGGCGCTGGAAGCGCTGGCCCAGGAACTGGGCATGGCCGTGCTGGTGGAAGTGCATAATGAAGCCGAACTGGACGCCGCCCTGCAGCTGCGAACCGAGCTGATCGGCGTCAACAACCGCAATCTGCGCAGCTTCGAGGTAAGCCTGACCACCACGCTGAAGCTGCTGCCGCAGATCAACAACGGCCGCATCGCCGTGACCGAGAGCGGCATCGCCACCGAAGAAGACGTTCGCCTGATGCGCAGCAGCGGCGTGCATACCTTCCTGGTGGGCGAAGCCTTCATGCGCGAGCCGGAGCCCGGCGAAGCTTTGCAACGCCTGTTTTTCGCCTGA